The Streptomyces phaeolivaceus genome window below encodes:
- a CDS encoding phosphotransferase, with the protein MSTTAVSTSPEPVPPVPDAGEVFAFATREIAAAAADLWPRADVDLGDHVPSVTGYVRRIRVDGRTLYAKYAFLGVSLVSLLRGACGPWPDVREAQQAYVQRAGALMDREAAQLRLLAQQGSLRVCSVAGLARGVLFTESVTGPTLADLLLQRPHDAAELLGGTFGELRRLHHPSAARLLGPARVIGERSIRGTFQRKFNGLSGPTYVERLGAARCAAGDRDLVVGLLRDVVVRLHRLQTTGLPQQASRRVLAYGDLKPEHVVFPEGTSGQPVFIDPGLLLAPPAVDAAKLISRTVLLLAAARPGGETGQQAMDGVSAFAAARTDVLPARVRRAWLRELLVLWLMDSVNILTTYLSAPGALPLPDRGNALVGRAVDLCEMADQLSSELAAGADARAVWDSALGRAQAVAA; encoded by the coding sequence GTGAGCACCACAGCCGTGAGCACATCGCCCGAACCCGTTCCCCCCGTCCCGGACGCCGGCGAGGTGTTCGCCTTCGCCACCCGCGAGATCGCTGCCGCTGCCGCCGACCTGTGGCCGCGCGCCGACGTCGACCTCGGCGACCACGTCCCGAGCGTCACCGGCTACGTGCGCCGGATCCGCGTGGACGGGCGCACCCTGTACGCCAAGTACGCCTTCCTGGGGGTGTCGCTGGTCTCGCTGCTGCGGGGCGCCTGCGGCCCCTGGCCGGACGTCCGGGAGGCTCAGCAGGCGTACGTGCAGCGGGCCGGCGCGCTGATGGACCGGGAGGCCGCGCAGCTGCGGCTCCTGGCCCAGCAGGGCTCTCTGCGGGTCTGTTCCGTGGCCGGACTGGCGCGCGGGGTGCTGTTTACCGAGTCGGTGACCGGCCCGACCCTGGCCGACCTGCTCCTGCAGCGTCCGCACGATGCGGCCGAACTCCTCGGCGGCACGTTCGGCGAACTGCGGCGGCTTCACCACCCGTCCGCGGCCCGGCTGCTGGGCCCGGCCCGGGTCATCGGGGAGCGCAGCATCCGGGGGACCTTCCAGCGCAAGTTCAACGGGCTGAGCGGCCCGACCTACGTGGAACGGCTCGGGGCCGCACGGTGCGCGGCCGGCGACCGCGACCTGGTCGTCGGACTGCTGCGCGACGTCGTGGTCCGGCTGCACCGGCTCCAGACCACGGGACTGCCCCAGCAGGCGAGCAGGAGGGTGCTGGCGTACGGGGACCTCAAGCCTGAGCACGTGGTCTTCCCCGAAGGAACATCCGGTCAGCCGGTGTTCATCGACCCCGGCCTGCTGCTCGCCCCTCCCGCCGTGGATGCCGCGAAGCTGATCAGCCGGACCGTGCTGCTGCTGGCCGCTGCCCGGCCCGGCGGCGAGACGGGCCAGCAGGCCATGGACGGGGTCAGCGCCTTCGCCGCGGCACGGACGGACGTCCTGCCCGCCCGGGTCCGCCGCGCGTGGCTGCGGGAGCTGCTGGTGCTGTGGCTGATGGACAGCGTCAACATCCTCACCACGTACCTGTCCGCGCCCGGCGCGCTGCCGCTGCCCGACCGGGGCAACGCGCTCGTCGGCCGGGCCGTCGACCTGTGCGAGATGGCCGACCAGCTCAGCTCGGAGCTGGCGGCCGGCGCCGATGCGCGCGCCGTGTGGGACAGCGCGCTCGGCCGGGCTCAGGCGGTGGCCGCGTGA